One segment of Amycolatopsis alba DSM 44262 DNA contains the following:
- a CDS encoding MCE family protein, which produces MNRGILLRRLRHQVLGLVFLVVVVLFFVTTIAFYQKAFTTVTLVKLETDRIGNQMREGADVKVRGMVVGEVRSIQAHGDHATMDLALQPDKTSVIPSNVSARLLPKTLFGERYVALQIPELQHSKEASRHIGEGDVIPQDRSSSAIELETVLGDVMPLLQAVQPEKMASTLNAVASALDGQGKQLGSTMAGLSDYLGKVNPSLPDLKADISGLADAAKIYDKAAPDLLAALSDLTTTSKTLVESQRGLADVYSTVTAASLDLTSFLKVNQDNLIRLTTSLQPTLDVLAKYAPEYPCLLKQLAGSVPRAELAFGKGTAHPEVSRVTIEFTPSRGKYLPGVDEPKYNDKRGPRCYPEVPPPGRWPQYPPDGAIDDGSSKPAPPRDPDGTLPAGGSAGGSVVNTPDEQRLIDLLVSPAMGTTPDQVPNWGSLLVGPLYRGAEVELK; this is translated from the coding sequence GTGAACAGGGGGATTCTGCTGCGGCGGCTTCGGCACCAGGTGCTGGGGCTGGTCTTCCTCGTGGTGGTCGTGCTGTTCTTCGTCACCACCATCGCCTTCTACCAGAAGGCCTTCACCACGGTGACCCTGGTGAAACTGGAGACCGACCGCATCGGCAACCAGATGCGCGAGGGCGCGGACGTCAAGGTGCGCGGGATGGTCGTCGGCGAGGTGCGGTCGATCCAGGCCCACGGTGACCACGCGACGATGGACCTGGCGCTGCAGCCGGACAAGACGTCGGTCATCCCGTCGAACGTGTCCGCGCGGCTGCTGCCGAAGACGCTGTTCGGCGAGCGGTATGTCGCTTTGCAGATCCCCGAGCTGCAACATTCCAAAGAAGCTTCACGGCACATCGGCGAGGGCGACGTCATCCCGCAGGACCGCAGCAGCAGCGCGATCGAGCTGGAAACCGTGCTCGGCGACGTGATGCCGCTGCTGCAGGCCGTGCAGCCGGAGAAGATGGCCAGCACGCTCAACGCCGTCGCGTCCGCTTTGGACGGTCAGGGCAAACAGCTCGGTTCGACGATGGCGGGACTTTCGGACTATCTCGGGAAAGTGAACCCGTCGCTGCCCGACCTCAAGGCCGACATCTCCGGGCTGGCCGACGCCGCCAAGATCTACGACAAGGCCGCGCCGGATCTGCTGGCCGCGCTGTCGGATCTGACCACCACGAGCAAGACGCTCGTCGAGAGCCAGCGCGGTCTCGCCGACGTCTACTCGACCGTGACCGCCGCTTCGCTCGACCTGACGAGCTTCCTGAAAGTGAACCAGGACAACCTGATCCGCCTCACCACCAGCCTCCAGCCCACGCTGGACGTCCTGGCGAAGTACGCGCCGGAGTATCCGTGCCTGCTCAAGCAGCTCGCCGGATCGGTGCCGCGCGCGGAACTCGCGTTCGGCAAGGGCACCGCGCATCCCGAGGTCAGCCGGGTGACCATCGAGTTCACGCCGAGCCGCGGCAAGTACCTCCCCGGCGTCGACGAGCCCAAGTACAACGACAAACGCGGCCCGCGGTGCTATCCGGAGGTGCCGCCGCCGGGACGCTGGCCGCAGTATCCGCCGGACGGCGCGATCGACGACGGGTCGTCGAAACCCGCGCCGCCGCGTGACCCGGACGGGACCCTGCCCGCCGGCGGGAGCGCCGGTGGTTCGGTCGTGAACACACCGGACGAGCAGCGGCTGATCGACCTGCTCGTGTCGCCGGCGATGGGCACGACGCCGGACCAGGTGCCGAACTGGGGCAGCCTGCTGGTGGGGCCGCTGTACCGCGGGGCGGAGGTGGAACTGAAGTGA
- a CDS encoding MCE family protein, with amino-acid sequence MKPLKERDQAVVGGVALILIVLVTATTYFSDRIPLFGSGTTYSAYFGESAGLAPDNEVQVAGVKVGQVSSVELAGKKVLVKFRVKDVRVGDATAASIEIKTLLGEKYLALTPKGKASQDPNATIGLDRTRTPFELQDAFQQLSGTVGEIDTAQLASSFTVLSDALKDSPQYLKDALGGLSSLSKTVSSRDGDLKTLLANTSKVSKTLSDRNAQLKRILDDGNLLLAELQNRKDAISTLLKGTQQVSAQLSGLVADNRQQMKPTLEKLGKVTDILQRNQDNLDRSLKLMAPFARVGANATGNGRWFEGYLCGLLPPTIIAGAFQVNPEGCTPPIAAPNQGVGRR; translated from the coding sequence GTGAAGCCGCTCAAGGAACGCGACCAGGCCGTGGTGGGCGGAGTGGCGCTCATCCTGATCGTGCTGGTCACGGCGACGACGTACTTCTCCGACCGGATCCCGCTGTTCGGCAGCGGGACGACGTACTCCGCGTACTTCGGCGAGTCGGCCGGGCTGGCGCCGGACAACGAGGTCCAGGTCGCCGGGGTCAAGGTCGGCCAGGTCAGCTCGGTCGAACTGGCAGGCAAGAAGGTGCTGGTGAAGTTCCGGGTCAAGGACGTGCGGGTCGGCGACGCCACCGCGGCGTCGATCGAGATCAAGACGCTGCTCGGCGAGAAGTACCTCGCGCTGACCCCGAAAGGCAAGGCGAGCCAGGACCCGAACGCCACCATCGGGCTCGACCGCACGCGGACGCCGTTCGAACTGCAGGACGCGTTCCAGCAGCTCTCGGGCACGGTCGGCGAGATCGACACCGCGCAGCTCGCGTCCAGTTTCACCGTCCTCTCCGACGCGCTCAAGGACAGTCCCCAGTACCTGAAGGACGCGCTGGGCGGGCTTTCTTCCTTGTCCAAGACGGTTTCTTCCCGCGACGGTGACCTGAAGACGTTGCTGGCCAACACGAGCAAGGTGTCGAAGACACTGTCCGATCGCAACGCCCAGCTGAAACGGATCCTCGACGACGGCAATCTCCTGCTCGCCGAACTGCAGAACCGGAAGGACGCGATCAGCACGTTGCTCAAGGGCACCCAGCAGGTCTCCGCGCAGCTGTCCGGGCTCGTCGCCGACAACCGGCAGCAGATGAAGCCGACCCTGGAGAAGCTCGGCAAGGTCACCGACATCCTGCAGCGCAACCAGGACAACCTCGACCGCAGCCTCAAGCTGATGGCACCGTTCGCCCGCGTCGGCGCGAACGCGACCGGCAACGGGCGCTGGTTCGAGGGCTACCTGTGCGGGCTGCTGCCGCCGACGATCATCGCGGGCGCGTTCCAGGTCAACCCGGAAGGCTGCACCCCGCCGATCGCGGCGCCGAACCAGGGAGTGGGCAGGCGATGA
- a CDS encoding MCE family protein — MTIHTRTGRTLYTWVAFACVLVLIATAGLWLVFKEPGGTRISAYFGKTVGLYAGSSVRVLGVKVGEITGVTPQGEAVRVDMRIDEDTPVPADAGAVVVAPSLVSDRYVQLTPAYESGPEMATDTVIAKEKTATPAELDDLYTSLDKLSTSLGPNGANKNGALSDLLDTAAANLDGNGKNLNTTVTRLSELAKTLDSSKGDLFGTIQNLNSFTGALADSDKQLNEFYRRAADVSGFLAADSADVGAALNSLATAMGDVEKFVAENKDLLSSNVDKLAGLTKVLVDQRASLAEVIDIAPTGATNFINSYDAASGTIAVRDNLNELTHPPILTVCRLISASTPKPIPDALGNICKQLAPVLDGTLKLPSIPQILASLQSGELPPLPLPLIDVMAKGLPK, encoded by the coding sequence ATGACCATCCACACGCGCACCGGACGCACGCTCTACACCTGGGTCGCGTTCGCCTGCGTCCTCGTGCTGATCGCGACCGCCGGTCTGTGGCTAGTGTTCAAAGAACCAGGCGGGACGCGGATCAGCGCCTACTTCGGCAAGACCGTGGGCCTCTACGCGGGGTCGTCGGTCCGGGTGCTCGGGGTGAAGGTCGGCGAGATCACCGGGGTCACGCCGCAGGGCGAGGCGGTCCGGGTCGACATGCGGATCGACGAAGACACCCCGGTCCCGGCCGACGCCGGAGCCGTCGTCGTCGCGCCGAGCCTGGTGAGCGACCGGTACGTCCAGCTGACCCCGGCCTACGAGAGCGGCCCCGAAATGGCCACGGACACGGTGATCGCCAAGGAGAAGACGGCGACACCGGCCGAACTCGACGACCTCTACACGAGCCTCGACAAGCTCTCGACCAGCCTGGGACCCAACGGCGCCAACAAGAACGGCGCGCTGTCGGACCTGCTCGACACCGCGGCGGCGAACCTCGACGGCAACGGGAAGAACCTCAACACCACGGTGACCCGGCTGTCCGAACTGGCCAAGACCTTGGACAGCTCCAAGGGCGACCTGTTCGGCACGATCCAGAACTTGAACTCCTTCACCGGCGCGCTGGCCGACAGTGACAAGCAGCTCAACGAGTTCTACCGCCGCGCCGCGGACGTGAGCGGGTTCCTCGCCGCGGACTCCGCAGACGTGGGGGCCGCGCTGAACTCCCTGGCGACGGCGATGGGCGACGTCGAGAAGTTCGTCGCGGAGAACAAGGATCTGCTCTCGTCCAATGTGGACAAACTGGCCGGATTGACGAAAGTGCTCGTGGACCAGCGGGCTTCGCTCGCCGAGGTGATCGATATCGCGCCGACAGGGGCGACCAACTTCATCAACTCCTACGACGCGGCGTCCGGCACGATCGCGGTGCGGGACAACCTGAACGAGCTCACGCATCCGCCGATCCTGACCGTGTGCCGCCTGATCAGCGCGAGCACGCCGAAGCCGATCCCGGACGCGCTGGGCAACATCTGCAAACAGCTCGCGCCGGTCCTCGACGGCACGCTGAAACTCCCGTCGATCCCGCAGATACTGGCGTCGCTGCAGAGCGGTGAACTGCCGCCGCTGCCGCTCCCGCTGATCGACGTCATGGCCAAGGGGCTCCCGAAATGA
- a CDS encoding MCE family protein, which translates to MRSFVPDLVKILVFAVVTVLLTAILGATIANTNFGDTSGYTAKFTDASGLKEGDDVRIVGVKVGQVGSIEVEEGERNFAQVHFDVQTTHRLPASVTATIKYRNLVGQRYLSLGTDIGDEKSLPRGGIIPPERTKPALNLTVLFNGFKPLFRALNPEDVNKLSYEIIQVFQGEGGTITSLLAHTASVTSAIAGKDKIIGDVIANLNTVLGTVEKRSPQLGELIDQTQRLVTGLAEQRQPIGDAVKALGDLTVTTTGLLADARPAIKDDVVQLGALSQNLGDSEQLLDHLLQVLPGNLQKFTRTLSYGSWFNYYLCGISGSIGIKSLNIELPITPLPGTQRPERCGP; encoded by the coding sequence ATGAGGTCCTTCGTCCCGGATCTGGTCAAGATCCTCGTCTTCGCCGTGGTCACCGTGCTGCTCACCGCGATCCTCGGCGCCACCATCGCGAACACCAACTTCGGCGACACCTCGGGCTACACGGCCAAGTTCACCGACGCGTCCGGGCTCAAGGAGGGCGACGACGTCCGCATCGTCGGCGTGAAGGTCGGGCAGGTCGGCTCGATCGAGGTCGAGGAGGGCGAGCGGAACTTCGCCCAGGTCCACTTCGACGTCCAGACCACGCACCGGCTGCCGGCGTCGGTGACCGCGACCATCAAGTACCGCAACCTGGTCGGGCAGCGCTACCTCTCGCTCGGCACGGACATCGGGGACGAGAAGTCGTTGCCGCGCGGCGGGATCATCCCGCCCGAGCGCACCAAACCGGCCCTGAACCTGACCGTCCTCTTCAACGGGTTCAAACCGCTCTTCCGCGCGCTGAACCCCGAGGACGTCAACAAGCTCTCCTACGAGATCATCCAGGTCTTCCAGGGCGAGGGCGGCACGATCACCAGCCTGCTCGCGCACACCGCGTCGGTCACGTCGGCCATCGCGGGCAAGGACAAGATCATCGGCGACGTCATCGCGAACCTCAACACCGTGCTCGGCACGGTCGAGAAGCGCTCGCCGCAGCTGGGCGAGCTGATCGACCAGACCCAGCGGCTGGTCACCGGGCTGGCCGAGCAGCGGCAGCCGATCGGGGACGCGGTCAAGGCGCTGGGCGACCTCACCGTCACCACGACGGGCCTGCTCGCCGACGCCCGGCCCGCCATCAAGGACGACGTCGTCCAGCTCGGCGCGCTGTCGCAGAACCTCGGCGATTCGGAGCAGCTGCTCGACCATCTGCTGCAGGTGCTGCCGGGCAACCTGCAGAAGTTCACCAGGACGCTGAGCTACGGCAGCTGGTTCAACTACTACCTGTGCGGGATCTCCGGCAGCATCGGCATCAAATCGCTCAACATCGAACTGCCGATCACGCCGCTGCCCGGTACGCAGCGACCGGAGAGGTGCGGGCCGTGA
- a CDS encoding MlaE family ABC transporter permease, producing the protein MAGEPAVSDRTLEIIARPGAMLEGFGGQLSFYFRALAWAPRTIRRYGREIFRLLTEVSFGTGALAVIGGTLGVMIGMTLFTGLIVGMQGYSALNQLGTAALTGFISAYFNTREVAPLSAGLALSATVGCGFTAQLGAMKISEEIDALEVMGVPSLPYLVTTRVIAGVTAVIPLYAVGLLSSYLASRQITIWLYGQSAGTYDHYFTLFLPPEDVLWSFLKVIIFSVLVILSHCYYGYTASGGPAGVGIAVGRAVRTSIVLISVLDFFLSLAIWGATTTVRISG; encoded by the coding sequence ATGGCAGGCGAACCCGCGGTTTCGGACCGCACGCTCGAGATCATCGCGCGTCCCGGCGCGATGCTGGAAGGCTTCGGCGGCCAGCTGTCGTTCTACTTCCGGGCACTGGCCTGGGCCCCGCGCACGATCCGGCGCTACGGCCGCGAGATCTTCCGCCTGCTGACCGAAGTCAGCTTCGGCACCGGCGCGCTCGCGGTGATCGGCGGGACGCTCGGCGTGATGATCGGGATGACGCTGTTCACCGGTCTCATCGTCGGCATGCAGGGCTACTCGGCGCTGAACCAGCTCGGCACCGCCGCGCTGACCGGGTTCATCTCCGCCTACTTCAACACCCGCGAGGTCGCGCCGCTCTCGGCGGGGCTCGCGCTCTCGGCCACCGTCGGCTGCGGGTTCACCGCGCAGCTGGGCGCGATGAAGATCTCCGAGGAGATCGACGCGCTCGAAGTGATGGGTGTGCCGAGCCTGCCGTACCTCGTGACGACACGGGTGATCGCGGGCGTCACCGCGGTCATCCCGCTCTACGCCGTCGGGCTGCTCTCGTCGTATCTCGCCTCGCGGCAGATCACCATCTGGCTCTACGGCCAGTCGGCGGGCACCTACGACCACTACTTCACGCTGTTCCTGCCGCCCGAGGACGTGCTCTGGTCGTTCCTCAAGGTGATCATCTTCAGCGTGCTCGTCATCCTTTCGCATTGCTATTACGGCTATACCGCCAGCGGTGGGCCCGCCGGGGTGGGGATCGCGGTCGGCCGCGCGGTGCGGACGTCGATCGTGCTGATCTCGGTCCTCGACTTCTTCCTCAGCCTCGCGATCTGGGGCGCCACGACGACGGTGAGGATTTCCGGGTGA